The segment AAAAGCTTAAGCAAAAAGATTGCTGTTGCATTGCTGCCTCTAATTGACATGTATAGCCATGGTTCCTGCATTTAATAAATTCGGCTTTGTGATGCAAGTTATATTAATGGACTTTCCCTCTGGTGGAGCCGaagtgataaaacaaaattagtcAGCCTAGAAGTTACGGTAGATGCTTTATCCCCACAGGTTGAATGAGGACACTAAAATTTGCACATTTAATAGATTCCCCACAGGCAAATCAGCAGAGTGACGTTCACAGCTCTGCTGACTCATGTGgagtttaaaaaatgcaagtaaTGAGAggtcatttttaattcaagGTGTGATGTCTTAAATGGAGAAAAAGGGCAACTTTGTTTTGTATAAAgacattctttaaaaataatgaccTAGATTGAATTTGCAGTACCCCAAAGATTTAACTTAAGGACAAATGCAATAATCTTCCAGGAAATGCCCAAACAGTTGCCCATAGTGCCTGACTGACAGAGAAGAGAGCTGTGCCTCTAGAACAAGGTCAGATGTGAGCATGTTGATGTGTTTAGCCATATGCATGTGACTCAATGAGATCTGTTTTTGCGAGGTCTGGGTAGAAAATAGTAGGTCAGTCCACTTGACAAACGTGCCCTTCAATGTAAAAAGGAACAGaggtgcattaaaaaaaatggtcaGCTGTCTGAGCTTACGTGCTGAATTGTGTTGTTTATGGAAGAGACCATGGAGCGGTGTTCCAGCCAGAGGTGAGAAACGAGCGCTGTAGCGGTCGTCCGGGTCTGATCCCAATGGGTAATAAATCAGATACGTGGAGCCTGGGACACTTCATTTAGCCTATGGTGCCGATGTGTCAGAAAGGATTAcgttctagtgcaaatatgaTACAACAACATCCAACTGCATATGCACTGTtatgcctgaaaaaaaaaagatctatttttgttttgaaaagctAAATCTGCAATCTGccacatttgaaataattaaaattcagaaGGTCCtctaatattaaataaatgtagagTTTCATTTCACATGGCAGAATTCTTCGGAGAGTGCATTCGGAGAGAGCATGTCAGATGCATTTATCTCCCATTGAAAATGTCACCATCTGTACAAACATGCAGAGGACACTGGCAGTGAGAGATCAGGAGAGCACACAGTCTTACAGATGAACAGATATAACACTGACATATTCAAAGAGACAGAAGAACACAGAAAGATCTGCCTTTCTTCAAAAGAAAGGCTTTATATGCTGGACAGTGAGGGTAATAATTGGAAAATGAATGGGTTTGAGACATCCAGCCTGAATTCTCCTACTTTACATTCTGGTGACTCTCTACTTTCTCAGCTCAATCAACCTTATGGCAAAGAGGTCAGGAGTCATTCAGTAATTTTATTCATACTTTAAAATGGACCACTTGATAATAATTCTTTCTCAACAGAACATGGGtttctcaggaaaaaaaaaaaaaacagcataataaTCCCCtaaccttgatttttttttttctttggctccTTTCAAAACAAACTGCTTGGTATAGAAAGTAATATTTAGAACACACTGGAACGTCTTAATGCCGaatatcaaaaatgttaattatttcaGCCATTCAgctgaaaaggtaaaaaaatcaTGTAGCTTAGTTATTGagtaatgaaaatataaaaattcccAAGTATTTCATAAGATCAATAGAAACAGCCTTATTAATGTTACGACCTACAGAATCATAGGAAAGACAGTTAACCTCATCGTCATCTAGCAGATAATCACAGACACTCCACAGGCCACTGAGGTCACTCCTTAGGAAGTTGGATATGTTCTAGCaatactggaaagaaaaaactgtgGTAGAAATAACACAAGCAGTAGGGATAACTGCaagaagaatttttaaaaaacatttacaaaatatgaaCTTTGGTTATAGTCAGAGCGCCAAGAGCCACTACGCATATCCAGGACATGAGCCACAGCTGCCACATTTTATGAGTTAAGGCACTCCTGAAACAGTGACACCACTAGAAGGATATTACCTGAGCTAAGGAGACAAAAGACAACGCTCACATGTTCAAAGAGACAAAAGAACAAGGAAAAAGCTTTTGTTCAAAAGAAAGGCTTTTATGCTGGACAGCCGGGGTAATAATTGGAAAAGGAAAGGCCGGGGTGGAGACATCCAGCCTGAATTCTCCTACTTTACATTCTGGTAGCAATATTTTCTGAGCTGTATTTatgattgaattaaaatgacttttttgagATGACATGTTGTGTATTGGtgtaacataaataaagtgaacTTCCTCACTTTATTTATTCGGTGGTCCAAAGTCCtcttccaattttttttctttattccaaTTTGTTTGGTAATGGAATTTAAGGTCCCAGAGTCTGGGCAAAGAGTGGCGAGACACAGAATCCAAGATAACTGACATCCAGTATGATGTTTCCACTGTTAGTGATTGTTTGGACAGCCATGTAATTTGCTGGTGTTTGTCCATTTTATGTCATCAAGACCAAAGTCAATGTAGACATCTACCAGAAAACATCAGAGCGTGTCACGTTTTCCCCTGCTGACAGactttatggagatgctgatttcagTTTCCAGCAGGAATTGGCACCTGACGCACACTGCCAAATGTACCAACACCTGGTTTATTGAGCGTGGTCTCCCTGTGCTCGGCTGACCAGCTAAGTGCCTCGACTTAAACCCCATTAGAATTTATCGACTATTATAAAGATGAGGATGAAAGACACCGTGGTTAACAATGCAGGAAAACTGTAGGCTGCTATTAAAGCAACCTGGAATACCTTTAGAACCTCAGCAGATGACCTCCATGCCATGTCGCATTGACGCAGTAATTCATTGAAAAGGAGGCCCATCCAAATACAGAAGGCATATAGGGTGCAGTATATGAACATAAGTTTCAGTTTCCCCCCAAAATTGAGAGAAATACATCACTTAATGTGTAATTAATCAATACAAGTTTCATTTCAATACAAACATGTGTGTGAAGATAATTACTTTTCTCTGCGAATGTCTTGCATTTGCAATCTTAATAGAGTGAGAAAAGTATAGTTTCACAGCAGAATCTGAGGTTTTCCAATTTGTTTGGTGCTTTGCTGCATCTTGCAGACATCCTGGAAACCGCTTCCTCACAGAACTCCGTGGTCATTTCAGTAATCATCGGCCTGTCGAGAATCAAACAAACATCTGCTTGCACAGCAGAAGGCTGCCATCTCCAGCTTGTATAAAAGGTGCTTTGTGTTATGCTCTCGCTTCCCAGTGACACTACTGGCCAACTGGCTCCACAAACAAGGGCCGTCGATATTTCATGGAGGTGGGACATGCTGCAGATGACGTCACCTGGCGACAGTCTGCCTAAAAGTTAGGTGTTACCCACATGTATACAgctcagtaaaataaaagagaagcCTTGCttagaggaaaaaagaaagaattattcttgccaaaatataaagtttctgCATTTAGAGATGTTTTTGCACGCAAAAATATTAAGGCAGATAAATGACTTTCAAATACATCCGACTCTCTCTTCTCTAAAGGAgctaaaaatgtcacaattgaACACAAGGGAAACAAAGGGTGTTTGTAGAGAAcgagtgagaaaaaaagagacacagtTTAAACTGAACATCATTTACCATTGTCAGAGAGCGGTCATAGGAGAAAGGCTGAAAAGTATAATTATTCTATCTTTTTCGACATCTGTAAGCATGTGGCgtgtttgatttttgtaaatCAGCAGGCAGAGATGGAATTCTATTTTTTGTCAGAGCCTCAAAAACACACTGCAGAGTCACGATGCCAGCAGCACCATACCGGTGGTATAATAATTCATCATCTCTTGCTTGCTTGCTTTTTCTCATGCTTCTGTTGTACCAAAAACTGAcattgtctttatttcttttaaatgagaAAGTAGATTAAGAAACAAGTCATTTTTGTATCTGTTAAAGAAGTGCTTTACTCAACGGTATGTCCTTTAGCTTAACACCAGGTgttaaaaaaagtacaattcTGGACACTGAAAAGCCCTACTGAAGAAATTCAACTGGGAAACCAGCACATCAGCATTAGATTCATTCTGTAACACCTtcttaaaaattgtatttagtGGGAGGCACAGTTTTTGTCTTGCAACGTATTTTGGCGGATGTCAAATGCATCTTGTAAGGGtctaaacataaagaaattgCTCAGAGTTTGTAAAACATGCCTATGATTCGTCCCTCATTTGTATGACATGTATAGTATCTTGGGGTTAAGTGCATAAAATTTACTGTCAGgttaagttgatttttttcaccCAACGATGATAGGctttgtattttatgtcataCTTACTAAAAGTTCAACTATCTCGGGCTGAATGTTAATGATCTATGCACTGTTTGTGAGAGCCACCAAGTTGTCAAATATTGATGTCAATTAACTGAGAAAATAGGACGAATGACCCTGCTGTTGGAcccattttaaacatttcacacaGCTAACAAAAGGTCTGCAAATTACTACATTATCATCTTGTTAGTGCAGAGATAAAGGATTAacacacattcatattttttcagCATGTATAAAGTAAGATGTAACAATACTAaggtttcaaacaaaatatcaaGAAACCAGGATACCAAAAAAGACACACCATTCAATGGTgggcagaaacattttaaagctacaAAATTACCACTACTAACAACATAAAAAGCACATTTAGCTGTAGCCCTGTTCAATTTCTGCTTCTGCtaattttgcatcatattttCTTTCGCGATTTacttcaaaaccaaacaaaaaaattacaacattttgataaaaatcaGCAATGCTATAATCTATGTTCTTGAGTTAAAACTTTGTTGGCTCTGCACACAACACAAACAAGTCTGTCCTTAATCTTGGGTCAAGAATCCTTCAGTTTtccaccttttctttttgccaatTTGGGAGGTTGTGACCAGATATGCTAGTAAATCTCACTACAGGATGGGGGTTATGGGTCCTAACTGACATACCGATGCATCTGGAGAATATTCTGGGATTTGTAATATTAACTGTGCACCGCCTACTAGCAGGGCAGCATAGACTACATTATGACAGCAGCACATTTATCGTAACTAAATGTGCCTCTGGGAATGGGACGGGAGTTAAGTGCCTTCAATTAGAGggcacagaaatgttttaaaacctgaTTTTACATTCTGATTTAAAAAGGGTATGATCATGCAGTGGTCTCACTATATATGTGAttaatttaaagtgtattaaaaGAGCTAGTTtgctttttactgaaaaaaagcaaactagCAAATGTCACTAATGAACTTAGTGGTGGACAGAGATAAAGAAAACAggtaataaatgtatttaattgccaacaataaaaagagaaagtgagGCTAAAACAGAGCTGCTAGTTTTATAGAGAAGATCAAGTGCATTCTGGATATGTGCATGCAATACACTTAGTCATGTTGGCATCATAAACCTGGAGAGTTTTAGcataaaaagactaaaaaaggtgcaaaaaaGACCTAAAAGGGTTTGCTCCAAGACACAGGACACTCAATTCTGAAAACCTTTTCTCAAGCCTGTCTATAGATCTGTAAAAAACCTCTAGAATCATGATGCATAAACAACTGCAGAACCCTGCATGTTCCctaagtttgtgtttatttgttgtatGTAATACTCAGGAAATGTTGTTTGTCTCTTTTACATAGCATCTCTCTTCATTTCTCTTAGGAAACATGGTGAGCAAAGAGGGTGGCAAATGCATGCTCACCAACTCAGAGTCCGACTCAGAGGCACCGCCTTTGCCCTCCACTTCCCTGGCACTGGAGTATTCCCTGGAAGCCAGTCGACAGGTGAGGAAGAGAAACAAAGCCCTGCAAGTGCGCTTCAAGGACATCTGCGAGGCACAGAACGAGCAAAGGGAGGCGGAGCTGCAGGCGGCTGGGAAAGGCGGCAAGCCAATGTCGTACAAAGTGGCGTACCGCAAGTACATGACCGTTCCTGCCCGCAGGTCCATTCCAAACGTCACGAGGAGCACCGGTGTCCAGACGTCCCCAGACCTAAAGAAACGTTACCAGACCTTTCCCTTTGAGCGCAAAAAAGGCCACACATTTAAACACGTGGCAGCAGTGGAAACGTATAAAGGTCACAATAACGGCTTTGTCATGGAGGCGAAGCAATCCAAAGCGGCTGAGCAGGGTTTAGACGAGGAGGAGGGAGCGAGCAGTGGGAGAGGAGTCCTGAGGACCAGGGCTCTGCTCCATACTAATGAGTGCATTGCCACAGTGGAGCAGCACAGTGCACCTGATGGCCTGTGCTCTGATGCTCTGCTGCTCAGTTGCACTGCAGACACAGACTGCCTTGTGGGTACGCCGAGAGGAAGCGGAGCTGGAACACAAGGAGAGTACCAGCTTTGCAGCGTTCCGTCCAAAGCCGGAACTGGATTACAACACAGGGAGCCTGACGTAGACCGCCTGGCCAAGAGGCAGCTGCTCAATTTGGAGGAAGGCTCGTCCCGAACTCTCCCGGACAGAACCTCCAAGGTTACGGGCCCCATTGCCTGGAACTCTCTCACACAGGTGGAGTGCCTGGACAGTCCGTCTGTGCAGAGCAAGAGGAAGAAAGGCCTGCAGCTGAACGGACTGTCTAGTGAGACTCTACCACAAACCAGCAGGGGCTGTACAACGCAGGCACAGTGCAGTACAGGGCAGCTTTCGGCCCGGCCTTTGCGGGGCATGGATGAGCCTCCGTCAGGCTGCATGGGCAGTCAGGCTGATGGAGCTTCCTCCGACCAAACACAAGAAGCCTGCAAGCAAATAGTGCCTGTAAATCAGGATGGGGACGTAAAAGCACAGCTTCAAGCCATGGAAAACCTCATCAGTTCCAGTCAGGAGACCATCAAAGTGCTGCTGGGCGTCATCCAGGAACTGGAAAAGGGAGAGGCCCACAGAGAAGGGTAGGAGACCTCGCTTGCATCTTAACACCAGAAATTCAAACATCCACTTTTTTATGCTATGTcacagatttcagtttttttagaaattttaattcATAAAGAGAATTGCATAGAGCTCAATAAAAGCCATTGTTATACAAATAACATGAGGCCCAGACATTAATATAGCTCTGAAAATGAGTCTGCAACCAGCCATGACTTAAGTTATTATGGAAAGTGTACAACTTTAGccactaaataaacaaaactacttGCTTTATCAGAAATAACAGGCATGTATGAAGGCCAGTTTGTGCCGCAAACCTAAAAAAACATGAGCTAAACCCAGTGTAATTAATTGTTCAATTCGAACTGTGTTAAAGGGCTGGAGGTCAGAGGGTAAAGTCAGCATTTGTGATCAAAGCTAATCCTATTTTTTGCTCATTGGCAAAGTGTGCTACTAAACCACACTGCaacaatatttttcagtttttacagacATGCCTTGCAGTGC is part of the Xiphophorus couchianus chromosome 10, X_couchianus-1.0, whole genome shotgun sequence genome and harbors:
- the insyn2a gene encoding inhibitory synaptic factor 2A isoform X1, yielding MLQMTSPGDSLPKRNMVSKEGGKCMLTNSESDSEAPPLPSTSLALEYSLEASRQVRKRNKALQVRFKDICEAQNEQREAELQAAGKGGKPMSYKVAYRKYMTVPARRSIPNVTRSTGVQTSPDLKKRYQTFPFERKKGHTFKHVAAVETYKGHNNGFVMEAKQSKAAEQGLDEEEGASSGRGVLRTRALLHTNECIATVEQHSAPDGLCSDALLLSCTADTDCLVGTPRGSGAGTQGEYQLCSVPSKAGTGLQHREPDVDRLAKRQLLNLEEGSSRTLPDRTSKVTGPIAWNSLTQVECLDSPSVQSKRKKGLQLNGLSSETLPQTSRGCTTQAQCSTGQLSARPLRGMDEPPSGCMGSQADGASSDQTQEACKQIVPVNQDGDVKAQLQAMENLISSSQETIKVLLGVIQELEKGEAHREGLSYRTGQDTANCDTCRNSACIIYSVELDFKLQEDKLQPLMKRLCPPTDSHFPPLPYPQEAFTSTPKRKSKAESKKHARWKLWFL
- the insyn2a gene encoding inhibitory synaptic factor 2A isoform X2; this translates as MVSKEGGKCMLTNSESDSEAPPLPSTSLALEYSLEASRQVRKRNKALQVRFKDICEAQNEQREAELQAAGKGGKPMSYKVAYRKYMTVPARRSIPNVTRSTGVQTSPDLKKRYQTFPFERKKGHTFKHVAAVETYKGHNNGFVMEAKQSKAAEQGLDEEEGASSGRGVLRTRALLHTNECIATVEQHSAPDGLCSDALLLSCTADTDCLVGTPRGSGAGTQGEYQLCSVPSKAGTGLQHREPDVDRLAKRQLLNLEEGSSRTLPDRTSKVTGPIAWNSLTQVECLDSPSVQSKRKKGLQLNGLSSETLPQTSRGCTTQAQCSTGQLSARPLRGMDEPPSGCMGSQADGASSDQTQEACKQIVPVNQDGDVKAQLQAMENLISSSQETIKVLLGVIQELEKGEAHREGLSYRTGQDTANCDTCRNSACIIYSVELDFKLQEDKLQPLMKRLCPPTDSHFPPLPYPQEAFTSTPKRKSKAESKKHARWKLWFL